A portion of the Sandaracinobacteroides saxicola genome contains these proteins:
- a CDS encoding Dps family protein: MNLKSPTDSGLSMAGAQRLATPTDLGDNAVKDIAGALNALLADAFALYFKTKNFHWHVSGPHFRDYHLLLDEQADQIFAITDDIAERVRKIGATTLRSLHQAAAMTRVLPNDADYVEPADMLAELMDDNKAYIRALRASHDLCDEHNDVATASLIEVWIDEAERRTWFLYETLRAAQSGGH, translated from the coding sequence ATGAATTTGAAATCGCCGACCGATAGTGGACTGTCAATGGCTGGGGCGCAGCGTCTCGCGACGCCAACCGATCTTGGCGACAATGCGGTGAAGGATATCGCAGGGGCGCTCAACGCGCTGCTCGCCGACGCGTTCGCGCTCTACTTCAAGACGAAAAACTTTCACTGGCATGTATCGGGGCCGCATTTTCGCGATTATCACCTCCTGCTCGACGAGCAAGCAGATCAGATTTTCGCAATTACTGACGATATCGCTGAACGCGTTCGCAAAATCGGCGCGACAACGCTGCGCTCACTTCATCAGGCCGCTGCGATGACCCGCGTTCTGCCCAACGACGCGGATTATGTCGAACCCGCCGACATGCTGGCCGAGCTTATGGACGACAACAAGGCCTATATCCGCGCCCTACGCGCCAGCCACGACCTTTGTGACGAACACAACGACGTGGCCACAGCCAGCCTGATCGAGGTGTGGATCGACGAAGCCGAGCGCCGGACATGGTTTCTCTATGAAACGCTGCGCGCCGCGCAAAGCGGCGGCCACTGA
- a CDS encoding c-type cytochrome → MSRRIIATVAILLTLAGCDGGAPRPPFQDPDGWQAKLATADPARGAALYAQMHRLSGEREALSCATCHGPQGGGNYGLENPKHIAPRLAGLNTVYVGEQLRAYANGTRVFPPMQALAGKLSSQDVADLAVNVAQLDPGPAPLQTLTPALVERGRVVWTEGVVGAATPCAQCHGKAGEGKVLRSPAIAGEPFPYIVAQLTTMHDRGRTGTTAADTMSAAVGRLRDDDLVAVAAYVASLQAREVGESRPANAPAAPTEKPNRGGV, encoded by the coding sequence ATGAGCAGACGGATCATCGCAACAGTTGCAATCCTGCTCACTCTTGCGGGGTGCGACGGAGGCGCGCCGCGTCCACCTTTCCAGGATCCGGACGGGTGGCAGGCAAAGCTTGCGACCGCCGATCCTGCGCGCGGTGCCGCTCTGTACGCGCAGATGCACCGCCTGTCCGGCGAGCGCGAGGCACTGTCCTGCGCGACCTGCCACGGGCCTCAGGGCGGCGGCAATTACGGTCTTGAGAACCCGAAGCATATCGCGCCGCGCCTGGCGGGACTCAACACGGTCTATGTCGGCGAGCAACTGCGCGCCTATGCAAACGGCACGCGTGTATTCCCGCCGATGCAGGCGTTGGCAGGCAAGCTGTCGTCGCAGGATGTGGCCGATCTTGCGGTGAATGTTGCACAGCTCGATCCCGGCCCTGCGCCCTTGCAGACGCTCACGCCCGCGCTCGTCGAGCGAGGACGCGTCGTCTGGACCGAGGGTGTGGTCGGCGCTGCCACCCCGTGCGCGCAGTGCCATGGCAAGGCAGGCGAGGGAAAGGTGCTCCGCAGTCCCGCTATCGCGGGCGAGCCATTCCCCTATATCGTCGCGCAGCTGACGACCATGCACGACAGGGGTCGCACCGGCACCACGGCTGCCGATACGATGTCGGCGGCTGTGGGCAGGCTGCGCGACGACGATCTTGTGGCCGTCGCCGCCTATGTCGCTTCCCTTCAGGCGCGCGAGGTCGGCGAGAGTCGACCGGCGAACGCGCCTGCCGCGCCGACAGAAAAGCCGAACCGTGGCGGGGTGTGA
- a CDS encoding HlyD family secretion protein yields MKRHVASLAFAGLGLVAVAIVASAWGFAPMAGEALSTDDAYVRGDVTVIAPRVAGYVDRVLVSDFAHVREGEPLVRLRTEDYVAQVARAEAVLRSREAALAANVEAQQEALAAIEQARASRVAGQAERQRSATSFARGETLWKQGVYTTESLDQARAARDSSAANVIRAAAAVDAAKAHAATLVAQAAGLQADVATAKADLDLARIQAGYTVLAAPADGVVGERMARVGQYVQPGVQVFALVPSRGRWIIANFRETQLARIAIGDRVKVSVDALGDARIDGRVTAFAPASGSDFALLPPDNATGNFTKIVRRFGVRIDLDGPASTVARLRPGMSVVVSVQPNRVPTTRRQVTAR; encoded by the coding sequence TTGAAGCGGCACGTCGCCTCGCTGGCGTTTGCCGGCCTCGGGCTCGTTGCCGTTGCGATTGTCGCAAGCGCATGGGGATTTGCGCCGATGGCCGGAGAGGCTTTATCGACCGACGACGCCTATGTGCGGGGTGACGTCACCGTTATCGCACCGCGCGTTGCAGGCTATGTTGACCGCGTGCTCGTCTCCGACTTTGCACACGTGCGCGAAGGGGAGCCGCTCGTCCGGTTGCGGACAGAAGATTACGTCGCACAGGTGGCGCGTGCCGAGGCGGTGCTGAGATCACGTGAAGCCGCGCTCGCGGCCAATGTGGAGGCACAGCAGGAGGCCCTCGCCGCCATCGAGCAGGCCCGCGCATCACGTGTTGCAGGCCAGGCAGAGCGTCAGCGCAGTGCAACATCGTTCGCGCGTGGCGAGACGCTTTGGAAGCAGGGGGTCTACACTACCGAGAGCCTCGATCAGGCGCGCGCAGCGCGCGACAGCAGCGCCGCAAACGTGATTCGCGCGGCCGCTGCGGTCGATGCGGCGAAGGCGCATGCAGCAACACTGGTGGCGCAGGCGGCAGGCCTTCAGGCTGACGTTGCGACTGCGAAAGCCGATCTCGATCTTGCCCGCATACAGGCCGGATACACTGTCTTGGCAGCGCCGGCCGACGGCGTGGTTGGCGAGCGGATGGCGCGCGTTGGCCAGTATGTTCAGCCGGGCGTCCAGGTGTTCGCTCTGGTGCCGTCACGCGGGCGATGGATCATCGCCAATTTCCGCGAAACACAGTTGGCCAGGATTGCCATCGGCGACCGGGTGAAAGTCAGCGTGGATGCACTGGGTGACGCCCGGATCGATGGACGCGTGACAGCGTTCGCACCGGCAAGCGGTTCTGACTTCGCACTTCTGCCGCCTGACAACGCCACAGGCAACTTCACCAAGATCGTCAGGCGATTCGGGGTGCGCATCGATCTCGACGGTCCGGCATCGACGGTCGCGCGGTTGCGGCCCGGCATGTCCGTCGTGGTTTCGGTGCAGCCGAACCGCGTCCCCACCACCCGACGGCAGGTGACGGCACGATGA
- a CDS encoding efflux MFS transporter permease, protein MAEAVAPVGATLAQSAAPESAPSSPVIAERRLAGFAVALAGTFATGITAQLLGVGIADVGGRLSLSTVEASWLRVVYPAGLVFMLPLASPLSRALGPRHYLALLAALFAAACLASAVEGNFSTAVSARLLHGLSAGGFSIVAFGLAFRAFAGRSPWPGLAWVAFVGTAPAMLALPAAAWLDGGAVWPWVFLATAIAAIAIGAVALSVFPAEGFDRRHITGLDWFGYAALAIGLAAMLLGFGQADRFFWTDAAWVGGLLLIGSVALAAFLIIETVHPTPLVEIGLMASGGFGVALAVNLLWRLPLVEPTVLVPGALATFTGLRPNQVATVFAPIVMLHVLLYPLTAHVAKWLDPRAMCATALMLLAAGTALDAAVTSTWGLPEFRASQLIAFTTVPIVATSLLLVATGDVSPTQGASAGVLWNAAANLGGTVAGTLTATFLRLRTDLHQSAILENVNAAAATASQAFGGLAVSGGTAHGHLAGLIVGRAHLQASALAYQDAFRLLALVGLSVAPLVMLARRPGFIR, encoded by the coding sequence ATGGCGGAGGCGGTGGCCCCGGTCGGCGCGACGCTGGCGCAAAGCGCTGCTCCTGAGTCCGCGCCGTCGTCGCCGGTAATCGCCGAGCGTCGCCTGGCCGGCTTCGCGGTCGCCCTCGCGGGCACGTTCGCGACCGGGATCACCGCGCAACTGCTCGGGGTCGGCATTGCCGACGTCGGCGGTCGGCTGTCGCTGTCGACGGTCGAGGCGTCGTGGCTGCGGGTGGTCTATCCGGCGGGGCTGGTGTTCATGCTTCCGCTCGCGTCGCCGTTGTCGCGCGCGCTCGGCCCGCGCCATTATCTCGCGCTGCTTGCCGCCCTGTTCGCCGCCGCGTGCCTCGCTTCGGCGGTGGAGGGTAATTTCAGCACTGCGGTTTCAGCGCGCCTGCTGCATGGCCTGTCGGCGGGCGGCTTTTCGATCGTCGCCTTCGGCCTCGCCTTCCGTGCGTTTGCGGGGCGCAGCCCATGGCCGGGCCTCGCCTGGGTCGCCTTTGTCGGCACCGCGCCCGCGATGCTCGCGCTCCCTGCCGCTGCGTGGCTCGACGGCGGCGCAGTCTGGCCCTGGGTCTTCCTCGCCACGGCGATCGCCGCGATCGCCATCGGCGCAGTGGCGCTCTCGGTGTTCCCTGCGGAGGGTTTCGATCGCCGTCACATCACCGGCCTCGACTGGTTCGGCTATGCGGCACTGGCGATCGGCCTCGCCGCAATGCTGCTTGGCTTCGGGCAGGCCGACCGCTTCTTCTGGACCGACGCCGCCTGGGTCGGCGGTTTGCTCCTGATCGGCAGCGTCGCGCTCGCGGCGTTCCTGATCATCGAGACCGTCCATCCAACACCACTCGTCGAAATCGGGCTTATGGCGAGCGGCGGGTTTGGCGTCGCGCTCGCGGTCAACCTCCTCTGGCGATTGCCACTCGTCGAGCCAACGGTGCTCGTGCCCGGCGCACTCGCCACATTCACAGGTTTGCGGCCCAACCAGGTTGCGACCGTATTTGCGCCGATCGTCATGCTCCATGTGCTGCTTTACCCGCTGACCGCGCATGTTGCGAAATGGCTCGACCCGCGCGCGATGTGCGCCACCGCGCTGATGTTGCTCGCAGCCGGCACCGCCTTGGACGCTGCGGTGACTTCGACCTGGGGGCTGCCTGAGTTCCGCGCGTCGCAGCTCATCGCCTTCACAACTGTGCCAATCGTTGCGACGTCATTGCTCCTCGTTGCGACAGGCGATGTGTCACCGACGCAAGGTGCTTCGGCGGGCGTGCTATGGAACGCTGCCGCCAATCTTGGCGGTACAGTCGCGGGTACGCTGACCGCAACCTTTCTGCGCTTGCGAACCGACTTGCACCAGTCAGCAATCCTCGAAAACGTGAACGCCGCAGCCGCGACCGCATCTCAGGCATTCGGGGGCCTTGCTGTGTCAGGTGGTACTGCACACGGGCATCTCGCCGGGCTGATTGTCGGGCGTGCGCATCTTCAGGCTTCGGCCCTTGCCTATCAGGACGCATTCCGGTTGCTTGCCCTTGTCGGGCTGTCGGTCGCGCCGCTCGTCATGCTGGCGCGTCGTCCGGGGTTTATCCGTTGA
- a CDS encoding superoxide dismutase, producing MPFSLPPLPYALDALEPHVSARTLAFHHGKHHQAYVDKANALVAGTALEGLGAHDLLRRAHADGNTVLANQVGQLLNHDIQWLSMTPHAATPSGRLRALLDRDLGGIDGFNRQFTAVATGHFGSGWAWLVVKPSGTLAIAATHDAGCPEIEPNVTALLVLDLWEHAYYLDRQNRRPDYVEAWLGALIDWRGAESRLPERVS from the coding sequence ATGCCCTTTTCCCTGCCGCCCTTGCCTTACGCGCTGGACGCACTCGAGCCTCATGTGTCGGCACGCACGCTTGCGTTCCATCACGGCAAGCATCACCAGGCCTATGTCGACAAGGCGAATGCGCTTGTCGCCGGGACCGCACTCGAGGGGCTGGGCGCGCACGATCTGTTGCGCCGCGCCCACGCCGACGGCAACACCGTGCTTGCCAACCAGGTCGGTCAGCTCCTCAACCATGACATCCAGTGGCTGTCGATGACGCCACACGCCGCGACGCCGTCTGGCCGGCTGCGCGCGCTGCTCGACCGTGACCTTGGCGGCATTGACGGGTTCAATCGGCAGTTCACGGCGGTCGCGACCGGACACTTCGGATCGGGCTGGGCATGGCTCGTCGTCAAGCCGTCTGGAACGCTCGCAATTGCGGCAACGCATGACGCCGGTTGTCCCGAGATCGAGCCGAACGTCACGGCGCTGCTTGTCCTCGATCTGTGGGAGCACGCCTATTATCTCGACCGCCAAAACCGACGGCCCGATTATGTCGAGGCGTGGCTCGGCGCGCTGATCGACTGGCGCGGGGCGGAGAGCCGCTTGCCCGAGCGCGTGTCGTGA
- a CDS encoding Crp/Fnr family transcriptional regulator, which produces MNAIDLVGHFAFALGALSLAMRDMAWLRGVGIASGLVGLGYNFFAAATPLWPPILWGSVYLFINAWALARLLRERRPDDLAPEIARLKAETFPHMSLCEFRRLARDLRWIDAALGEVLAREGNRAHAVMVLTSGRVDVYAGTRLRGRLDPGSIIGEAALVADHPYAATLVAAGPVRLACWDAADLAHLFAASPATAIGFERAYLRLIPADAQVRRRSAPMPVPT; this is translated from the coding sequence GTGAACGCCATCGACCTCGTCGGCCATTTTGCGTTCGCACTTGGCGCGCTGTCGCTCGCGATGCGCGACATGGCGTGGTTGCGGGGCGTCGGCATCGCCTCGGGGCTTGTCGGGCTCGGCTACAATTTCTTTGCGGCGGCGACGCCGCTCTGGCCGCCGATCCTGTGGGGATCGGTCTATCTCTTCATCAACGCTTGGGCGCTCGCGCGCCTGCTCCGCGAACGGCGGCCCGACGATCTCGCCCCTGAAATTGCGCGGCTGAAAGCAGAAACATTCCCGCACATGAGCCTGTGCGAGTTCCGGCGGCTCGCGCGCGATCTGCGCTGGATCGATGCCGCCCTCGGCGAGGTGCTCGCGCGCGAGGGCAACCGGGCTCACGCCGTCATGGTGCTGACGTCGGGGCGGGTCGATGTCTATGCCGGCACGCGGCTGCGCGGCCGCCTCGATCCGGGTTCGATCATCGGCGAAGCTGCACTCGTCGCCGACCACCCCTATGCCGCCACACTTGTCGCTGCAGGGCCGGTCAGACTCGCCTGCTGGGACGCGGCTGATCTTGCCCATTTGTTCGCGGCCAGCCCTGCAACTGCGATCGGATTCGAGCGCGCCTATCTCCGCCTCATCCCGGCCGACGCGCAGGTCCGTCGCAGATCCGCGCCCATGCCCGTCCCCACCTGA
- a CDS encoding NADP-dependent oxidoreductase, giving the protein MADVAAPTAARDEPAIDVQSLHMRACRFGAYGPPHVLAVEQVRLPPLGEHEVLVRVLGCGINPLDLNVRAGRVASLMPRELPSIPGWDLAGNVVKRGKSVEGWAPGTPVAAMLDYRASGAACEYVAVPALLLAERPVAVAPSVAAGLVTPALTGRALAQTVQGAARVLVAGALGNVGHWFAQFARENGARTLIGLVARDRGMDAAGAGYDRLVTAETMREGQVGPVDAVVDLVGGSTRALLRPWLVEGGVLVGTTEPPSDADFARGIRASMLMVRPDPPALEAILRGVAEGRYAASEVATIGLDDVAALHAAMEAGIAPPKTVIVP; this is encoded by the coding sequence ATGGCTGACGTTGCCGCCCCCACCGCAGCGCGCGACGAGCCTGCGATCGATGTCCAATCTCTGCACATGCGCGCGTGTCGGTTCGGGGCCTATGGGCCGCCGCACGTTCTTGCCGTCGAACAGGTCCGCCTGCCGCCGCTCGGCGAACATGAGGTGCTGGTGCGTGTGCTCGGTTGCGGCATCAACCCACTTGACCTGAACGTCCGTGCCGGTCGCGTCGCCAGCCTGATGCCACGCGAACTGCCGTCCATTCCCGGCTGGGACCTGGCGGGCAATGTGGTCAAGCGCGGCAAGAGCGTCGAAGGGTGGGCGCCGGGCACGCCGGTGGCCGCGATGCTCGATTACCGCGCTTCGGGCGCAGCCTGCGAATATGTCGCCGTTCCTGCCTTGCTGCTCGCCGAGCGGCCCGTCGCGGTCGCACCTTCGGTGGCGGCCGGGCTCGTCACCCCGGCGCTCACCGGTCGGGCGCTTGCTCAAACGGTTCAGGGCGCAGCGCGTGTTCTGGTTGCGGGCGCACTCGGCAACGTGGGGCACTGGTTTGCGCAGTTCGCTCGCGAAAATGGTGCGCGCACGTTGATCGGGCTCGTCGCGCGGGACCGCGGCATGGATGCCGCCGGCGCCGGCTACGACCGCCTGGTCACCGCCGAGACGATGCGCGAAGGGCAGGTCGGTCCTGTCGATGCCGTCGTCGACTTGGTCGGGGGCTCGACTCGCGCCCTTCTGCGGCCTTGGCTCGTGGAAGGCGGTGTGCTGGTCGGCACCACCGAGCCGCCGTCTGATGCCGATTTCGCGCGGGGCATTCGTGCCTCGATGCTCATGGTCCGACCCGATCCGCCCGCGCTCGAGGCTATCCTGCGCGGTGTGGCCGAGGGGCGCTATGCCGCGTCGGAGGTCGCGACGATCGGCCTCGACGACGTTGCCGCGCTTCATGCGGCGATGGAGGCAGGAATTGCGCCACCAAAGACGGTGATTGTCCCGTGA
- a CDS encoding isochorismatase family protein codes for METTPFEPKDTALLLIDHQVGTMGLIRTMDRAHSLRMAIALAKTARVLDMPIVLTTSQEDHTQGPLATELAALLPDEYAVRIKRQGIADAWRDANFKAAVEATGKRNLVMAAVTTDVCLVFPAISAVADGYRVQGVLDASGSPYDVSEEMARRRMAAAGVVLTATNTLIAELVQDWSTAAGQQLIGLLFSDVLPPIEGAGHG; via the coding sequence ATGGAAACGACGCCGTTCGAACCAAAGGACACCGCGCTGCTGCTGATCGATCATCAGGTTGGCACTATGGGCCTCATCCGGACGATGGACCGCGCGCATTCGCTCCGGATGGCAATTGCGCTCGCGAAGACCGCGCGCGTGCTCGACATGCCGATCGTTCTGACGACCAGCCAGGAGGATCACACACAGGGGCCGCTCGCGACCGAACTCGCCGCGCTGCTCCCCGACGAGTATGCGGTGCGCATCAAGCGCCAGGGCATTGCCGACGCGTGGCGCGACGCGAATTTCAAGGCGGCAGTCGAAGCCACGGGCAAGCGCAATCTGGTGATGGCGGCGGTGACGACTGATGTCTGCCTGGTGTTTCCCGCCATCTCCGCTGTTGCCGATGGGTATCGGGTGCAGGGTGTGCTCGACGCCAGCGGCTCGCCCTATGACGTGTCCGAAGAGATGGCGCGGCGGCGGATGGCGGCGGCGGGCGTGGTGCTGACCGCCACCAACACGCTGATCGCCGAGCTGGTGCAGGACTGGTCGACAGCGGCCGGCCAGCAGCTCATCGGTCTGCTGTTTTCAGACGTGCTGCCGCCGATCGAGGGCGCTGGCCATGGCTGA
- a CDS encoding helix-turn-helix domain-containing protein: MNVDYTHIDWFETGQVAPFVMARQMLGPASGAAMYRCAQPAGDMSDPPAASLILARLRSSAAPGLFDLGSGRKSFTPLVNHIAITMPHQGTTYILDKAHELDALVLPVAEIDRIEPDRSGAPIDFDGLHANFVRDQIVSTLLDMVWASCDGGCENERLLQESLIASIMHRLRTLAGSHARSPVALDAQTLARIVDCIEADLAGDHSLVELSASVGMTASAFHRAFRETTGRTPHAWLLERRVERAKCLLRQTDETIANVAYDVGFSSQAHLTSTFTKRLGVSPARYRREQRS; encoded by the coding sequence GTGAACGTCGACTACACGCACATCGACTGGTTTGAAACCGGCCAGGTCGCGCCGTTCGTGATGGCGCGCCAGATGCTCGGCCCGGCTTCGGGCGCAGCGATGTATCGCTGCGCGCAACCCGCTGGAGACATGTCCGACCCGCCAGCAGCAAGCCTGATCCTGGCCCGACTGCGCTCGTCTGCAGCGCCGGGTCTTTTCGACCTGGGGTCGGGCCGAAAATCGTTCACGCCGCTGGTGAACCACATCGCAATCACGATGCCGCATCAGGGCACGACCTATATCCTCGACAAAGCGCACGAGCTCGATGCCTTGGTTTTGCCCGTGGCCGAGATCGACCGCATCGAGCCCGACCGCAGCGGCGCCCCCATCGACTTCGACGGTCTCCACGCGAATTTTGTGCGCGACCAGATCGTCTCGACGCTGCTCGACATGGTCTGGGCGTCCTGTGATGGCGGTTGCGAGAACGAGCGGTTGCTGCAGGAGTCGCTGATCGCGTCGATCATGCATCGACTGCGCACACTGGCCGGGTCGCACGCGCGCAGTCCCGTGGCGTTGGACGCGCAGACGCTTGCTCGCATCGTCGACTGCATCGAAGCCGATCTCGCGGGCGACCACTCCCTGGTCGAACTCAGTGCATCTGTCGGCATGACCGCGTCCGCGTTCCACCGCGCGTTCCGCGAAACCACCGGCAGGACGCCGCACGCCTGGCTGCTCGAGCGCCGCGTGGAACGCGCCAAATGCCTGTTGAGGCAGACGGATGAAACTATTGCCAATGTCGCCTACGATGTCGGCTTCTCGAGCCAGGCGCATCTGACATCGACATTCACCAAGCGACTCGGCGTCAGTCCCGCGCGCTATCGGCGCGAGCAGCGGTCGTGA
- a CDS encoding AraC family transcriptional regulator, with product MSVLISDALLSPPLRLAYYASDRFSAELISPGASVWEYDDVCPCDVALFATAPFSSRFAADFSPIRSCSSPGRTINFHLAGTSIKEREVTLTGRHLVVGFQSGIGTHAGVGNAAPLQFHRDARAQMLVDEVCRTLLSETSALPGEALLIDGLLTALQGLILSAAAPSRLAAKRACLSDAEAALVADHIEASLDDGHSLASLATLVGREPISFTRAFLDRFRQTPHQYLIDRRIQRARELLEGSSQTIADIAYGVGFSSQAHLTSTFTKRLGVSPARYRRECKL from the coding sequence GTGAGCGTTTTGATCAGCGATGCCCTGCTGTCGCCACCTTTGCGACTGGCATACTACGCATCCGACCGGTTCAGCGCGGAGCTGATCTCACCGGGAGCGTCGGTGTGGGAATATGATGATGTCTGTCCGTGCGATGTCGCTCTCTTTGCAACTGCGCCCTTCTCATCGCGCTTCGCCGCCGACTTTTCGCCGATACGTAGTTGTTCATCGCCTGGACGGACGATCAACTTCCATCTCGCCGGCACCTCCATAAAGGAGCGCGAGGTCACGCTTACCGGCCGCCATCTCGTTGTGGGTTTCCAGTCGGGCATCGGAACGCACGCGGGGGTCGGCAACGCAGCGCCGCTCCAATTCCATCGTGATGCGCGCGCGCAGATGCTGGTCGATGAAGTGTGTCGGACATTGTTATCGGAAACGAGTGCGCTTCCCGGCGAAGCTTTGCTGATTGACGGTCTGTTGACCGCGTTGCAGGGGCTGATCCTGTCGGCAGCAGCTCCCTCTCGGCTTGCCGCGAAACGCGCGTGTCTGTCAGATGCCGAGGCCGCGCTTGTGGCCGATCACATCGAAGCATCGTTGGACGATGGCCACTCGCTGGCGAGCTTGGCAACGCTTGTCGGCCGCGAACCGATCAGCTTCACCCGGGCATTTCTTGATCGCTTCCGCCAAACGCCGCATCAATATCTGATCGACCGGCGCATTCAGCGTGCGCGCGAATTGCTTGAGGGGAGTTCGCAGACGATCGCGGACATTGCCTATGGCGTAGGCTTCTCCAGCCAGGCGCACCTGACATCGACCTTCACGAAGCGGCTTGGCGTCAGCCCGGCGCGCTATCGCCGGGAATGCAAACTTTAA
- a CDS encoding nuclear transport factor 2 family protein: MIATFHRKAPDMINTGIEERIARLEAEAAVRQTIASFSDAVGRDDRPAFHALWTENCVWEIGEPYLLVGRGIGEIAPMLDRLMVGWEFFVQLTHSSAVDIADDLEHATARSEIREFARQTDQSRSYDNFAIYDDALVKVDGHWRFARRSYHYIWVDDTRITGHGYKLPPNLGRPLALQRRLD; the protein is encoded by the coding sequence GTGATCGCGACGTTCCATCGCAAGGCCCCCGACATGATCAACACTGGCATCGAAGAGCGCATCGCGCGACTGGAGGCCGAGGCGGCCGTTCGCCAGACAATTGCCAGCTTTTCCGATGCGGTCGGGCGCGATGACCGGCCCGCGTTCCACGCGCTGTGGACCGAGAACTGCGTGTGGGAAATCGGCGAGCCCTATCTACTCGTCGGGCGCGGCATCGGCGAGATCGCGCCGATGCTCGACCGGCTGATGGTGGGCTGGGAATTCTTCGTGCAGCTGACGCATTCCAGCGCCGTCGACATCGCCGATGATCTCGAGCATGCGACGGCGCGATCCGAAATCCGCGAATTCGCGCGCCAGACCGACCAGTCGCGCAGCTACGACAATTTCGCGATCTACGACGACGCGCTGGTAAAGGTCGACGGCCACTGGCGCTTCGCGCGGCGCAGCTACCACTATATCTGGGTCGACGACACGCGGATCACTGGCCACGGCTACAAGCTGCCGCCGAACCTGGGACGACCGTTGGCCCTGCAGAGGCGGCTCGACTGA
- a CDS encoding HIRAN domain-containing protein translates to METSVGTGRMRPLGKWVQTTPLLAVAGTSFRANEVRRFVEAVRLAERQGEHYGVRLERERGNPHDPNAVKVLGYASCRRLLRGVRQEELHIGYLPREVAAELVGPVIDAGHVHGAELYDIVVGADGVSIRFFVLLPVDSPVKDWRARRTASLATDPDRLTDEQVEFIRTRSLGLYRNTRLEQAEAFKKIGDYPAALDSYLRVAWLDAQGVNNAGTIDGEPSPRGIAFTQEDRFLAPGIVKAIAQASNSLKIDAAELARRASEAGLRERRALGKLRPPVDDEDAWTFFAGPVAEMVATGTKWRIRQ, encoded by the coding sequence ATGGAAACGAGTGTCGGCACCGGTCGGATGCGACCTCTCGGCAAATGGGTGCAGACGACGCCGCTGCTAGCCGTTGCAGGAACTTCTTTCCGTGCCAATGAGGTTCGCAGGTTTGTCGAAGCAGTTCGTCTGGCCGAGAGGCAGGGTGAACATTATGGCGTCAGGCTAGAGCGCGAACGCGGCAACCCACACGACCCCAACGCGGTGAAAGTGCTGGGTTATGCCAGCTGCCGCCGGTTGCTGCGCGGCGTCCGTCAGGAAGAATTGCACATCGGATATCTGCCGAGGGAAGTCGCGGCGGAGCTTGTGGGGCCGGTAATCGACGCCGGTCATGTGCACGGGGCCGAACTCTACGACATAGTTGTCGGCGCGGACGGCGTATCGATCCGCTTCTTCGTGCTGCTGCCGGTCGACTCTCCGGTCAAAGATTGGAGAGCTCGCCGCACCGCATCGCTGGCAACCGATCCCGATCGCCTGACTGACGAGCAAGTCGAATTTATTCGGACCCGGTCTCTAGGCCTTTATCGTAATACCAGGCTTGAGCAGGCCGAGGCGTTCAAAAAGATTGGCGACTACCCGGCTGCCCTCGACTCGTACCTTCGCGTCGCGTGGCTCGACGCGCAGGGCGTTAACAATGCGGGGACCATTGACGGTGAGCCCTCGCCGCGAGGGATCGCATTTACGCAAGAAGACCGTTTCCTCGCACCTGGCATCGTCAAGGCGATCGCGCAGGCTTCCAACTCGCTGAAGATCGACGCCGCTGAATTAGCGCGGCGGGCTTCCGAGGCCGGGCTGAGAGAACGGCGGGCGCTCGGAAAGCTGCGCCCGCCGGTCGACGACGAGGATGCATGGACGTTCTTCGCAGGACCCGTGGCCGAGATGGTCGCGACCGGGACGAAGTGGCGCATCCGTCAATAG